A window of Brevibacterium ihuae contains these coding sequences:
- a CDS encoding Panacea domain-containing protein — MITAQAVLGHVKYVRQGVDKTTALLLVHYAQAWTLAWRGEPLFAEPIEAWEHGPAVPAAHAAFSTTLPRKLVLSGEDAGDRRREIDAVIAHYGALTPSALVARVKSEAPWAEAAAGGRPAFASGPEIPTEALRDFHAARVDAADSPRRPGAAEAAREAEQRRARELRDQITARFESGIPVGPARDEHSVHRPDQG, encoded by the coding sequence ATGATCACCGCCCAGGCCGTCCTCGGCCACGTCAAGTACGTCCGGCAGGGGGTCGACAAGACCACGGCGCTCCTCCTCGTCCACTACGCCCAGGCCTGGACGCTCGCGTGGCGCGGAGAGCCGCTGTTCGCCGAGCCGATTGAGGCGTGGGAGCACGGACCCGCGGTGCCGGCCGCCCACGCCGCCTTCTCCACGACCCTGCCGCGGAAGCTCGTACTCAGCGGTGAGGACGCCGGAGACCGCCGTCGGGAGATCGATGCGGTCATCGCGCACTACGGTGCGCTCACACCGAGCGCGCTCGTGGCCCGCGTGAAGTCCGAGGCGCCCTGGGCCGAGGCGGCCGCCGGCGGGCGGCCGGCGTTCGCCTCGGGCCCGGAGATCCCCACCGAGGCCCTCCGTGACTTCCACGCGGCCCGCGTCGACGCCGCGGATTCGCCCCGCCGCCCCGGAGCCGCCGAAGCCGCCCGGGAGGCGGAGCAGCGACGAGCGCGCGAGCTCCGGGACCAGATCACCGCGCGGTTCGAATCCGGGATCCCCGTCGGTCCCGCGCGGGATGAGCACTCTGTCCACAGGCCTGACCAGGGCTGA